A window of Pullulanibacillus sp. KACC 23026 genomic DNA:
TGTTCCCCAATTGGTTTATCAAATTGAGAGATTTGATAAGCCTTTGGATTGTCCGGGTAAAAATAGTTTTTACGGTCAAATTTTGTATCTGTCGCTACTTGACAGTTCAATGCCATCGCAGCACGCATAGCGAATTCCACAGCTTGTTTATTTAAAACAGGAAGCACACCAGGATGCCCCAAGCAAATAGGACAAGTATGGGTATTAGGCGGTGCCCCAAATTCAGTAGAACAGCCGCAGAAAATTTTCGAATTTGTCTTTAACTCCACGTGCACTTCAAGTCCAATTATCGTTTCAAAATTCATTAGCCCTTCACCCCTTCAAGTTCCGGTACGAGCTTCCATCCGGCGGCTTGTTCGTAGGCATGTGCCACACGATAAATGGTTGCTTCATCAAAGGCTTTCCCAATGATTTGAAGGCCGGCAGGAAGTCCGTTCACAAGGCCGCACGGTACACTGATTGCCGGAACACCAGAGAGATTCATTGGAATCGTCAAGATATCATTGGCATACATTGTAAGCGGATCACTGATATTCTCACCAATTTTAAAGGCAGGAGTTGGTGTTGTTGGTCCAATAATAACATCATAGTTATCAAACACTTTTTCAAAATCTTGCTTGATCAAGGTCCGAACACGCTGTGCTTTTTTATAGTAAGCATCATAATAGCCGGAGCTTAACGCATAGGTACCAAGCATGATCCGTCGCTTCACTTCAGTTCCGAAGCCCTTGCTTCGCGTTTCTTTGTACATGTCAAGCAGGTTCTCCGCTTCAGCACGAACGCCGTAGCGCACACCGTCAAAACGAGCTAAGTTGGCTGACGCTTCAGATGAGGCTAATAGATAGTAAGTTGCAACGGCATATTTCGAATGTGGAAGAGACACTTCCTCCCAAGTTGCACCTAATTTTTCAAGCTCGGATAAGGCTTTAAGGACGGATTCACGGATGCCGGGATCGATCCCCTCACCAATGTATTCTTTTGGAACCGCGATTCTTAAGCCTTTTACGTCACCCGTTAGTCCTTTTGTAAAATCAGGAACGTCCACATTGGCAGAGGTTGAGTCATAAGGGTCAACACCAGCAATAATGTTCAACAAGTGAGCGTTGTCCTCTACATTTCGAGTAAGAGGGCCAATCACATCAAGCGATGAAGCAAATGCGACAAGACCAAAACGAGACACTCGACCATAGGTTGGCTTTATACCGACAACACCGCAGAAGGCTGCTGGCTGACGAATTGAACCACCCGTATCTGATCCTAGAGTAAAGGGAACCATTCCGGCTGCAACAGCCGCTGCTGAACCGCCGCTTGATCCTCCTGGTACACGTTCAAGATCCCATGGATTGCGTGTCGTATAAAAACTTGAGTTTTCATTGGATGATCCCATTGCAAACTCGTCCATGTTCAGTTTCCCAATAACTACCCCATCTTCACCCAAAATGCGATCCACAACCGTTGCATCATGAAGGGGCTCAAAATTAGCCAAAAGCTGACTGGCACAGGTTGTCCGAAGTCCTTTTGTCACAATATTATCCTTAATCCCAATCGGAAGACCGAATAAGGCTTTGTTTGTTTCGCCCTTAGCGTCAAGCTCTGTAGCCCGCAAACGCGCGGCTTCTTCATTTAACGTTAAAAAGGCTTTGACTTTATCCTCAACAGCGGCAATGCGCTTGTAGCTTTCATCAACGACTTCGCTTGAGGAAAGGTCTTTATTATGTAATCGATCAAGCAGTTGTTTTGCGCCTTCATCAAATAACGACATGCCTGTCCCTCCTTTATTTAATCTTCAAAGACTTTCGGTACTTTAACTTGTCCATTTTCTTGTTGAGGAGCATTTTTCAAAGCTTCCTCACGCGTCAGCCAATCGCGGGCGTGATCCTCACGAAGCACATTTTTCATATCCAAGACATGTGTCGTCTCTTGAACATGATCCGTATCTAATTCATTTAACTGCTCTGCAAATTGAATGATATTCCCAAGATCCTTCGTAAATTGCTCTGCCTCTTCATCACTAAATGTAAGACGGGCCAAGTGAGCAACATGCAAGACATCCTCTTTCGAAATCCCTGCCAAAACCTTCACCTCCGGATTAAATACAATAACTTGATGATACCAAAAACCTTATAGATTCGGCAACAAACAGCCTTTAAATAAAAGTCTTAAGCATTTACAATAAAACAGACAGAATACAGTTTAGTCGATAAACCAATGTTTCAAACCCTTTGCTGAATCGCTTTCTAATCCGTTGCCTTTTCCACAAAAACGAACCTTGTGAAACATCAAGGTCCGTCCGTTTAAAATCAATTTGGTTGTTAGCCACGTTTTTCTTTCATTAATTGCTTGAATACATCCTTCATAAAACTGTCTAATGGATGAGAGGGGCCGTTAAATCCTCTTAGCAAATGGTCAAAGGGGCCTGGTGTCGTTTGAGCGGCACTCTCCAAACGTTTAAGGGTCAAATCAATCGCCCCTCTTTTGCGCGCTGCTTTCTTTGGCTCTACCAAATGGCGAAGTGCTTTTTCAGTCTGAAAGGCCCAATGAAGGACAACACAAACACTATGTTCACAAACGTCTGTATCCTCCGAACAAGTGCAGTGGCAAAAGAGCTTCTTCGGATCCGGTAACCCTAATTCAGTCAAATCATCTTTCTCATAGTAGATCGATACTTTACTAACCTGAGTATCGTTTACCATTGCTTCTACCTCGGAACCGCCTTCTTGAAAGCCAAATAATCGATGGTTCTGAAAAAGCTGCTGTCCTTTAGCGAGGTCGATCGAATCCACTCGGTCAAAAAAGGAAGATAACCATTTTTCTAGCCCCGTGCCCTTTCCGCTCATCTATGTCCCTCCTCTCATGATGCCAATTCAGCTAGCCGCGCAGCACTTTATTTCG
This region includes:
- the gatA gene encoding Asp-tRNA(Asn)/Glu-tRNA(Gln) amidotransferase subunit GatA; this translates as MSLFDEGAKQLLDRLHNKDLSSSEVVDESYKRIAAVEDKVKAFLTLNEEAARLRATELDAKGETNKALFGLPIGIKDNIVTKGLRTTCASQLLANFEPLHDATVVDRILGEDGVVIGKLNMDEFAMGSSNENSSFYTTRNPWDLERVPGGSSGGSAAAVAAGMVPFTLGSDTGGSIRQPAAFCGVVGIKPTYGRVSRFGLVAFASSLDVIGPLTRNVEDNAHLLNIIAGVDPYDSTSANVDVPDFTKGLTGDVKGLRIAVPKEYIGEGIDPGIRESVLKALSELEKLGATWEEVSLPHSKYAVATYYLLASSEASANLARFDGVRYGVRAEAENLLDMYKETRSKGFGTEVKRRIMLGTYALSSGYYDAYYKKAQRVRTLIKQDFEKVFDNYDVIIGPTTPTPAFKIGENISDPLTMYANDILTIPMNLSGVPAISVPCGLVNGLPAGLQIIGKAFDEATIYRVAHAYEQAAGWKLVPELEGVKG
- the gatC gene encoding Asp-tRNA(Asn)/Glu-tRNA(Gln) amidotransferase subunit GatC, with the protein product MAGISKEDVLHVAHLARLTFSDEEAEQFTKDLGNIIQFAEQLNELDTDHVQETTHVLDMKNVLREDHARDWLTREEALKNAPQQENGQVKVPKVFED